A window from Neodiprion fabricii isolate iyNeoFabr1 chromosome 2, iyNeoFabr1.1, whole genome shotgun sequence encodes these proteins:
- the LOC124176612 gene encoding myotubularin-related protein 3 isoform X1, with protein MDTSEEPTSLQSICHLGASELFPKHTVESEDPSLTVPFTPLSGESVLALGRTSDGVLALSNYRLYLQLNQSNYNIPLGLIEQLEVKEIFFLHITCKDAPSLSCAFSTNEHCLEWFKRLHKLTYPRKSIEDIFAFAYYAWCVEEGKDYPRLGKDPSSYTTTFQSEVERLKFNLHGTWRISQINVDYKMCPSYPPQLLVPACITDDTLENVAKFRSSRRIPAVVWRHVNNGAVIARSSQPEVGWLGWRSSDDEDLLKALSDACAYDRGESTMIDPSLGYTDSPEATITCPGNKKVLIVDARSYTTAVANRARGGGCECPEYYPSCDIQFMNLPNIHSIRKSFHAVRQLCASDADPPNWLSLLEGTRWLQHMSGLLRAAVTVASAIERDGRPVLVHCSDGWDRTPQIVALAQLLLDPYYRTIEGFQILCEREWFDFGHKFADRCGQTIGCDDPNERCPVFLQWLDCVHQLIRQFPCGFQMSPEYIVKLAQHTYSQLFGTFLCNNRQERLQFRVRERTFSVWRFLNSNSFVNYLYSPSKHQVLWPSCSVRDLVLWSEVYLGSMVTSTGDNKDKQTVGIIDIEGGEGDEPQSQMTKTRSYGDLIHAQDHNVYPHRRLSDPSITLEKKFDSMNFENNDKVEKNTLSDSIQAVHENTVENVNLRKDYKAEIPSGSPVNPSVDSSTDTLIPNGDPVNNAVDIDNEISQRAPSEESILTWGDANHLRSTCNCNRAHDGSDVSDISAPLLSRTPSSACPASPIHQDNTIENSDKLDDIDGLPVICSDIQMRLQQIDVENKLKVEALRKELHTTRLALIKKVCNHNTDIDRIDDIGSLPDSVGSAGEHGESLPSDMSWEAVEDLGPAPVLWVPDHAVNRCMGCDTEFWLGRRKHHCRGCGKIFCADCSENSTPLPSEQLYNPVRVCSDCFSRLHHVSPCQHTKLHAMKIHDNETEPVSSTEITTCHRIITAMASATKVQPIGKDTCTNSAMATQQKLPSSLTAAPN; from the exons ATGGATACTTCCGAGGAACCGACGAGTCTGCAATCTATTTGCCACCTGGGTGCATCTGAGTTATTTCCAAAACACACAGTGGAAAGCGAAGACCCGTCTTTGACTGTTCCGTTCACTCCGCTTAGCGGAGAATCCGTTTTGGCGCTCGGACGCACTTCGGATGGCGTGCTCGCACTTTCGAACTATCGCTTGTACCTACAACTCAATCAATCAAACTATAATATACCGTTGGGTCTTATCGAGCAGCTTGAAGTAAAAGAGATATTCTTTCTCCATATAACTTGTAAAGATGCACCATCGTTGAG CTGCGCATTCTCCACAAACGAGCATTGCTTGGAATGGTTCAAGCGCCTGCACAAGCTCACTTATCCTAGGAAAAGTATCGAAGATATATTTGCATTTGCCTATTACGCCTGGTGTGTCGAAGAAGGCAAGGATTATCCACGATTGGGGAAGGATCCATCCTCTTACACTACTACCTTTCAATCAGAA GTGGAACGTTTGAAGTTCAATCTTCATGGTACCTGGCGTATTAGTCAAATAAATGTGGACTACAAAATGTGCCCATCATATCCTCCCCAGCTTTTAGTACCTGCTTGTATAACGGATGACACGCTCGAAAACGTTGCTAAATTCAGAAGCTCCAGACGAATTCCGGCGGTTGTGTGGAG GCATGTCAATAACGGCGCAGTAATAGCACGCAGCAGTCAACCTGAAGTTGGCTGGCTAGGATGGCGAAGCTCCGACGATGAAGATCTGCTCAAAGCTCTTTCCGACGCTTGCGCGTACGACAGAGGGGAATCAACAATGATTGACCCTTCGCTTGGGTACACAGATTCCCCAGAAGCAACAATTACCTGTCCTGGGAATAAG AAAGTTCTGATAGTTGACGCGAGATCCTACACAACAGCGGTAGCGAATAGAGCACGCGGAGGTGGATGCGAATGCCCAGAATATTACCCAAGCTGCGACATCCAGTTCATGAACCTTCCTAACATACATTCAATACGAAAGAGCTTTCACGCCGTCAGACAGCTTTGCGCTTCCGACGCGGATCCACCAAA TTGGCTGAGTTTACTCGAAGGTACTCGATGGCTCCAACACATGTCCGGCTTACTCAGGGCAGCTGTAACTGTTGCTTCTGCTATTGAACGGGATGGACGACCAGTGCTTGTGCATTGCAGCGACGGATGGGACAGGACCCCACAAATCGTTGCCTTGGCTCAGTTGCTATTAGATCCCTATTACCGGACAATAGAG GGTTTCCAAATTCTCTGCGAAAGAGAATGGTTTGATTTTGGTCACAAATTTGCCGATCGGTGCGGCCAGACTATAGGCTGCGACGACCCGAACGAACGTTGCCCTGTATTTCTACAGTGGCTGGATTGCGTGCACCAATTGATACGTCAATTTCCGTGTGGTTTTCAGATGTCCCCAGAATATATC GTCAAGTTGGCGCAGCATACATATTCACAGCTCTTTGGAACATTCCTGTGTAATAATAGACAAGAGCGACTACAATTTAGAGTGCGAGAGCGCACTTTCTCCGTTTGGCGTTTTCTGAACTCAAATTCTTTTGTCAATTACCTGTATTCACCTTCAAAGCACCAG GTTCTATGGCCTAGCTGCAGTGTGCGTGACCTTGTGTTGTGGTCTGAGGTGTATCTAGGCTCTATGGTTACCTCGACAGGAGACAACAAGGACAAACAAACAGTTGGCATAATTGATATTGAAGGAGGAGAAGGGGACGAACCTCAAAGCCAGATGACAAAGACACGATCATACGGTGATTTGATACATGCTCAAGACCACAACGTGTACCCACATAGAAGACTGAGTGACCCCAGCATTACATTAGAAAA aaaatttgattcaatgaatttcgagaataatgataaagttgaaaaaaacacGTTGAGTGATAGTATTCAGGCCGTACATGAAAACACAGTTGAAAACGTGAATTTGAGAAAGGATTATAAGGCTGAGATACCGAGCGGATCACCTGTCAATCCTTCGGTTGATAGTTCTACTGATACACTTATACCAAATGGCGATCCTGTTAACAATGCTGTTGATATTGATAACGAGAT ATCCCAAAGGGCACCATCCGAAGAGTCGATACTAACTTGGGGAGATGCGAATCACCTTCGCAGCACTTGTAATTGCAACAGAGCTCACGACGGCAGCGATGTCAGCGACATAAGCGCACCTTTACTATCAAGAACCCCTAGCAGTGCTTGTCCTGCCTCGCCGATTCATCAAGATAACACAATTGAAAATTCTGATAAGCTAGATGATATTGACGGATTGCCTGTTATATGCAGTGACATTCAAATGCGATTGCAGCAAATAGACGTAGAAAATAAG cTGAAGGTTGAAGCCTTGCGAAAGGAATTACACACAACAAGGCTAGCTCTGATTAAAAAAGTCTGCAATCACAACACTGACATTGATCGCATTGATGACATT GGGTCATTGCCGGATTCAGTTGGCAGTGCAGGTGAACACGGAGAATCGCTTCCCTCCGACATGTCTTGGGAAGCTGTGGAAGATCTGGGCCCAGCACCGGTCCTATGGGTGCCTGATCATGCAGTTAATCGTTGTATGGGATGCGACACAGAATTTTGGCTTGGAAGACGCAAGCATCACTGCAG AGGCTGTGGTAAAATATTCTGTGCAGACTGTTCGGAGAACTCGACTCCGCTGCCTAGTGAACAGCTCTACAATCCAGTCAGAGTTTGTAGCGACTGTTTCTCTCGACTGCATCATGTAAGTCCCTGTCAACACACGAAACTCCATGCAATGAAAATTCACGATAATGAAACTGAGCCAGTATCAAGCACTGAGATAACGACATGCCATAGAATAATAACTGCGATGGCGTCGGCAACTAAAGTTCAACCAATTGGCAAAGACACATGCACTAATTCAGCAATGGCCACTCAGCAAAAATTGCCTTCCTCGCTTACCGCTGCTCCAAACTGA
- the LOC124176612 gene encoding myotubularin-related protein 3 isoform X2, which produces MDTSEEPTSLQSICHLGASELFPKHTVESEDPSLTVPFTPLSGESVLALGRTSDGVLALSNYRLYLQLNQSNYNIPLGLIEQLEVKEIFFLHITCKDAPSLSCAFSTNEHCLEWFKRLHKLTYPRKSIEDIFAFAYYAWCVEEGKDYPRLGKDPSSYTTTFQSEVERLKFNLHGTWRISQINVDYKMCPSYPPQLLVPACITDDTLENVAKFRSSRRIPAVVWRHVNNGAVIARSSQPEVGWLGWRSSDDEDLLKALSDACAYDRGESTMIDPSLGYTDSPEATITCPGNKKVLIVDARSYTTAVANRARGGGCECPEYYPSCDIQFMNLPNIHSIRKSFHAVRQLCASDADPPNWLSLLEGTRWLQHMSGLLRAAVTVASAIERDGRPVLVHCSDGWDRTPQIVALAQLLLDPYYRTIEGFQILCEREWFDFGHKFADRCGQTIGCDDPNERCPVFLQWLDCVHQLIRQFPCGFQMSPEYIVKLAQHTYSQLFGTFLCNNRQERLQFRVRERTFSVWRFLNSNSFVNYLYSPSKHQVLWPSCSVRDLVLWSEVYLGSMVTSTGDNKDKQTVGIIDIEGGEGDEPQSQMTKTRSYGDLIHAQDHNVYPHRRLSDPSITLEKKFDSMNFENNDKVEKNTLSDSIQAVHENTVENVNLRKDYKAEIPSGSPVNPSVDSSTDTLIPNGDPVNNAVDIDNEISQRAPSEESILTWGDANHLRSTCNCNRAHDGSDVSDISAPLLSRTPSSACPASPIHQDNTIENSDKLDDIDGLPVICSDIQMRLQQIDVENKLKVEALRKELHTTRLALIKKVCNHNTDIDRIDDIGSLPDSVGSAGEHGESLPSDMSWEAVEDLGPAPVLWVPDHAVNRCMGCDTEFWLGRRKHHCRGCGKIFCADCSENSTPLPSEQLYNPVRVCSDCFSRLHHNNNCDGVGN; this is translated from the exons ATGGATACTTCCGAGGAACCGACGAGTCTGCAATCTATTTGCCACCTGGGTGCATCTGAGTTATTTCCAAAACACACAGTGGAAAGCGAAGACCCGTCTTTGACTGTTCCGTTCACTCCGCTTAGCGGAGAATCCGTTTTGGCGCTCGGACGCACTTCGGATGGCGTGCTCGCACTTTCGAACTATCGCTTGTACCTACAACTCAATCAATCAAACTATAATATACCGTTGGGTCTTATCGAGCAGCTTGAAGTAAAAGAGATATTCTTTCTCCATATAACTTGTAAAGATGCACCATCGTTGAG CTGCGCATTCTCCACAAACGAGCATTGCTTGGAATGGTTCAAGCGCCTGCACAAGCTCACTTATCCTAGGAAAAGTATCGAAGATATATTTGCATTTGCCTATTACGCCTGGTGTGTCGAAGAAGGCAAGGATTATCCACGATTGGGGAAGGATCCATCCTCTTACACTACTACCTTTCAATCAGAA GTGGAACGTTTGAAGTTCAATCTTCATGGTACCTGGCGTATTAGTCAAATAAATGTGGACTACAAAATGTGCCCATCATATCCTCCCCAGCTTTTAGTACCTGCTTGTATAACGGATGACACGCTCGAAAACGTTGCTAAATTCAGAAGCTCCAGACGAATTCCGGCGGTTGTGTGGAG GCATGTCAATAACGGCGCAGTAATAGCACGCAGCAGTCAACCTGAAGTTGGCTGGCTAGGATGGCGAAGCTCCGACGATGAAGATCTGCTCAAAGCTCTTTCCGACGCTTGCGCGTACGACAGAGGGGAATCAACAATGATTGACCCTTCGCTTGGGTACACAGATTCCCCAGAAGCAACAATTACCTGTCCTGGGAATAAG AAAGTTCTGATAGTTGACGCGAGATCCTACACAACAGCGGTAGCGAATAGAGCACGCGGAGGTGGATGCGAATGCCCAGAATATTACCCAAGCTGCGACATCCAGTTCATGAACCTTCCTAACATACATTCAATACGAAAGAGCTTTCACGCCGTCAGACAGCTTTGCGCTTCCGACGCGGATCCACCAAA TTGGCTGAGTTTACTCGAAGGTACTCGATGGCTCCAACACATGTCCGGCTTACTCAGGGCAGCTGTAACTGTTGCTTCTGCTATTGAACGGGATGGACGACCAGTGCTTGTGCATTGCAGCGACGGATGGGACAGGACCCCACAAATCGTTGCCTTGGCTCAGTTGCTATTAGATCCCTATTACCGGACAATAGAG GGTTTCCAAATTCTCTGCGAAAGAGAATGGTTTGATTTTGGTCACAAATTTGCCGATCGGTGCGGCCAGACTATAGGCTGCGACGACCCGAACGAACGTTGCCCTGTATTTCTACAGTGGCTGGATTGCGTGCACCAATTGATACGTCAATTTCCGTGTGGTTTTCAGATGTCCCCAGAATATATC GTCAAGTTGGCGCAGCATACATATTCACAGCTCTTTGGAACATTCCTGTGTAATAATAGACAAGAGCGACTACAATTTAGAGTGCGAGAGCGCACTTTCTCCGTTTGGCGTTTTCTGAACTCAAATTCTTTTGTCAATTACCTGTATTCACCTTCAAAGCACCAG GTTCTATGGCCTAGCTGCAGTGTGCGTGACCTTGTGTTGTGGTCTGAGGTGTATCTAGGCTCTATGGTTACCTCGACAGGAGACAACAAGGACAAACAAACAGTTGGCATAATTGATATTGAAGGAGGAGAAGGGGACGAACCTCAAAGCCAGATGACAAAGACACGATCATACGGTGATTTGATACATGCTCAAGACCACAACGTGTACCCACATAGAAGACTGAGTGACCCCAGCATTACATTAGAAAA aaaatttgattcaatgaatttcgagaataatgataaagttgaaaaaaacacGTTGAGTGATAGTATTCAGGCCGTACATGAAAACACAGTTGAAAACGTGAATTTGAGAAAGGATTATAAGGCTGAGATACCGAGCGGATCACCTGTCAATCCTTCGGTTGATAGTTCTACTGATACACTTATACCAAATGGCGATCCTGTTAACAATGCTGTTGATATTGATAACGAGAT ATCCCAAAGGGCACCATCCGAAGAGTCGATACTAACTTGGGGAGATGCGAATCACCTTCGCAGCACTTGTAATTGCAACAGAGCTCACGACGGCAGCGATGTCAGCGACATAAGCGCACCTTTACTATCAAGAACCCCTAGCAGTGCTTGTCCTGCCTCGCCGATTCATCAAGATAACACAATTGAAAATTCTGATAAGCTAGATGATATTGACGGATTGCCTGTTATATGCAGTGACATTCAAATGCGATTGCAGCAAATAGACGTAGAAAATAAG cTGAAGGTTGAAGCCTTGCGAAAGGAATTACACACAACAAGGCTAGCTCTGATTAAAAAAGTCTGCAATCACAACACTGACATTGATCGCATTGATGACATT GGGTCATTGCCGGATTCAGTTGGCAGTGCAGGTGAACACGGAGAATCGCTTCCCTCCGACATGTCTTGGGAAGCTGTGGAAGATCTGGGCCCAGCACCGGTCCTATGGGTGCCTGATCATGCAGTTAATCGTTGTATGGGATGCGACACAGAATTTTGGCTTGGAAGACGCAAGCATCACTGCAG AGGCTGTGGTAAAATATTCTGTGCAGACTGTTCGGAGAACTCGACTCCGCTGCCTAGTGAACAGCTCTACAATCCAGTCAGAGTTTGTAGCGACTGTTTCTCTCGACTGCATCAT AATAATAACTGCGATGGCGTCGGCAACTAA